One genomic region from Leishmania mexicana MHOM/GT/2001/U1103 complete genome, chromosome 15 encodes:
- a CDS encoding putative nucleoside transporter 1, which translates to MDTAPDRQDPQDQGESRKWYEMSASEFYVYVVAFMCGVSMMMPINAVFSAPAYIMTYYRYAMQDPDAVPLQTNFWNNVMTYYNLIGIVTSLIMEPLTLLSWFRRIPMKARLFGGLIILIVEIIVLMVVPARGTNEAGAVATICITGFIGGFGKSIFESTTYGMFGAFPSSFTSTMMGGVGMSGVLTSLLQIIVKAALPDSYEGVKKQSKIYYGLDVGIQVMTFIALGLLRFNSFAQNYFGDLGAVKSKVDAGKLSPEVLCNPDERPVHGKEGRNSSSGKVVPALGEVQMVTAKSESPDAAEEASWPQEVEGPTSNEILVATSIFSTLRCIKWMFIACAFDFLITLFLFPGIAVGMFPDSKWFSTIAVFIFNVFDVLGRFSPSLKFMWPKTYKQRWIIVAASFARVIFVPLLLLHSYHYIPSEEYGYVMEVIFGFSNGYVGSMALVLGPQSKGIDNDGKRFVAGTLMGISILVGGTIGTVLSIMTQTIRATY; encoded by the coding sequence ATGGACACCGCGCCCGACCGTCAAGATCCCCAGGACCAGGGCGAGAGCCGCAAGTGGTACGAAATGTCTGCAAGCGAGTTCTACGTGTACGTCGTCGCGTTCATGTGCGGCGTGTCCATGATGATGCCCATCAATGCCGTCTTTTCCGCGCCTGCATACATTATGACGTACTACCGCTACGCCATGCAGGACCCCGATGCGGTTCCGCTGCAAACAAACTTCTGGAACAACGTCATGACCTACTACAACCTCATCGGTATCGTGACGAGCCTGATCATGgagccgctgacgctgctcaGCTGGTTCCGCCGCATCCCGATGAAGGCGCGTCTGTTTGGCGGCCTGATCATCCTGATCGTCGAGATCATCGTGCTTATGGTGGTGCCTGCGCGCGGCACGAACGAGGCCGGTGCCGTGGCGACGATCTGCATCACCGGCTTCATTGGTGGCTTTGGCAAGAGCATCTTCGAGTCCACGACGTACGGCATGTTTGGTGCCTTCCCCTCGAGCTTCACGTCCACCATGATGGGTGGCGTCGGCATGTCTGGTGTGCtgacgtcgctgctgcagatcaTCGTGaaggctgcgctgcccgaCTCCTACGAAGGCGTGAAGAAGCAGTCGAAGATCTACTACGGCCTGGACGTGGGTATCCAGGTCATGACCTTCATTGCGCTGGGCCTGCTCCGCTTCAACAGCTTCGCCCAGAACTACTTCGGTGACCTCGGTGCTGTGAAGAGCAAGGTGGACGCCGGCAAGCTATCGCCGGAGGTGCTCTGCAACCCCGACGAGCGCCCGGTCCATGGCAAGGAGGGTCGCAACTCTTCCTCGGGCAAGGTGGTACCGGCCTTGGGTGAGGTACAGATGGTCACCGCCAAGTCGGAGAGCCCAGATGCGGCGGAAGAGGCCTCGTGGCcgcaggaggtggagggccCGACGAGTAACGAGATTCTCGTGGCCACCTCCATCTTCAGCACACTGCGCTGTATCAAATGGATGTTCATCGCATGCGCCTTTGATTTCCTCATCACGCTGTTCCTCTTCCCCGGCATCGCTGTCGGCATGTTCCCGGACTCGAAGTGGTTCTCGACGATCGCCGTATTTATCTTCAACGTGTTCGATGTGCTGGGCCGCTTCTCGCCGTCGTTGAAGTTCATGTGGCCGAAGACGTACAAGCAGCGCTGGATCATCGTAGCGGCGTCCTTTGCGCGCGTTATctttgtgccgctgctgctgctgcactcgTACCACTACATCCCGAGCGAGGAGTACGGCTACGTGATGGAGGTCATCTTCGGCTTCTCGAACGGCTACGTGGGCTCGATGGCGCTGGTGCTTGGCCCGCAGTCGAAGGGCATCGACAACGACGGCAAGCGCTTCGTTGCCGGCACTCTGATGGGCATCTCCATCCTCGTCGGCGGCACGATCGGCACCGTTCTCAGCATCATGACGCAGACCATCCGCGCGACTTACTAA
- a CDS encoding putative nucleoside transporter 1 has protein sequence MDTAPDRQDPQEQGESRKWYEMSASEFYVYVVAFMCGVSMMMPINAVFSAPAYIMTYYRYAMQDPDAVPLQTNFWNNVMTYYNLIGILVSLIMEPLTLLSWFRRIPIKARLFGGLIILIVEIIVLMVVPARGTNEAGAVATICCASFIGGFGKSIFESTTYGMFGAFPSSFTSTMMGGVGMSGVLTSLLQISVKAALPDSYEGVKKQSKIYYGLDVGIQIMTFIALGLLRFNSFAQNYFGDLGAVKSKVDAGKLSPEVLCNPDERPVHGKEGRNSSSGKVVPALGEVQMVTAKSESPDAAEEASWPQEVEGPTSNEILVATSIFSTLRCIKWMFIACAFDFLITLFLFPAIAVGMFPDSKWFSTIAVFIFNVFDVLGRFSPSLKFMWPKTYKQRWIIVAASFARVIFVPLLLLHSYHYIPSEEYGYVMEVIFGFSNGYVGSMALVLGPQSKGIDNDGKRFVAGTLMGISILVGATIGTVLSIMTQTIRERH, from the coding sequence ATGGACACCGCGCCCGACCGTCAAGATCCCCAGGAGCAGGGCGAGAGCCGCAAGTGGTACGAAATGTCTGCAAGCGAGTTCTACGTGTACGTCGTCGCGTTCATGTGCGGCGTGTCCATGATGATGCCCATCAATGCCGTCTTTTCCGCGCCTGCATACATTATGACGTACTACCGCTACGCCATGCAGGACCCCGATGCGGTTCCGCTGCAAACAAACTTCTGGAACAACGTCATGACCTACTACAACCTCATCGGTATCCTTGTAAGCCTGATCATGgagccgctgacgctgctcaGCTGGTTCCGCCGCATCCCGATAAAGGCGCGTCTGTTTGGCGGCCTGATCATCCTGATCGTCGAGATCATCGTGCTTATGGTGGTGCCTGCGCGCGGCACGAACGAGGCCGGTGCCGTGGCGAcgatctgctgcgccagcttcATTGGTGGCTTTGGCAAGAGCATCTTCGAGTCCACGACGTACGGCATGTTTGGTGCCTTCCCCTCGAGCTTCACGTCCACCATGATGGGTGGCGTCGGCATGTCTGGTGTGCtgacgtcgctgctgcagatcaGCGTGaaggctgcgctgcccgaCTCCTACGAAGGCGTGAAGAAGCAGTCGAAGATCTACTACGGCCTGGACGTGGGTATCCAGATCATGACCTTCATTGCGCTGGGCCTGCTCCGCTTCAACAGCTTCGCCCAGAACTACTTCGGTGACCTCGGTGCTGTGAAGAGCAAGGTGGACGCCGGCAAGCTATCGCCGGAGGTGCTCTGCAACCCCGACGAGCGCCCGGTCCATGGCAAGGAGGGTCGCAACTCTTCCTCGGGCAAGGTGGTACCGGCCTTGGGTGAGGTACAGATGGTCACCGCCAAGTCGGAGAGCCCAGATGCGGCGGAAGAGGCCTCGTGGCcgcaggaggtggagggccCGACGAGTAACGAGATTCTCGTGGCCACCTCCATCTTCAGCACACTGCGCTGTATCAAATGGATGTTCATCGCATGCGCCTTTGATTTCCTCATCACGCTGTTCCTCTTCCCCGCCATCGCTGTCGGCATGTTCCCGGACTCGAAGTGGTTCTCGACGATCGCCGTATTTATCTTCAACGTGTTCGATGTGCTGGGCCGCTTCTCGCCGTCGTTGAAGTTCATGTGGCCGAAGACGTACAAGCAGCGCTGGATCATCGTAGCGGCGTCCTTTGCGCGCGTTATctttgtgccgctgctgctgctgcactcgTACCACTACATCCCGAGCGAGGAGTACGGCTACGTGATGGAGGTCATCTTCGGCTTCTCGAACGGCTACGTGGGCTCGATGGCGCTGGTGCTTGGCCCGCAGTCGAAGGGCATCGACAACGACGGCAAGCGCTTCGTTGCCGGCACTCTGATGGGCATCTCCATCCTCGTCGGCGCCACGATCGGCACCGTTCTCAGCATCATGACGCAGACCATCCGCGAGCGTCACTGA